One Calditrichota bacterium genomic window, GCGATGAGATTATTTCGATTGGGGCAGTGCGAATTGTGAATAACAAAATTCTAAGTGGCGAGCAATATGAACAACTAATCGATCCGCAAAGAAAGCTACCTAAAGCCGCTTCAGAAATAACAGGCATTACATCGGATATGCTTAAAGGGCAACCAACAATTGATAAAGTCCTGCCTCTGTTTCATGGTTATGCTGAAGAGACAATTTTGGTTGCACATAATGCTGCTTTTGATATGCGTTTTTTGCAGTTGAAAGAGAACCAACTAAATCTTCGTTTTGAAAACCCGGTTTTGGATACTTTGCTTTTATCGGCGTTTATTCATCCGCACCAGGAAAGCCACAGCCTTGATACACTTGCAAAACGTTTTGAGCTGACAAATATTGGCAGGCACACAGCTTTAGGAGATGCGATTGTAACGGCAGAAGTTTTTATAAAACTGATCGATCTTCTAAAAGAAAAAGGTATTTCTACTTTGGGGCAAGCGTTGGAAGCTTCCCAAAAAACCTATTATGCCCGAATTAAGTACTAAGTAAGATCAGGTATTAGCAGTAAACTTGAGGCTCATTTTTTGTTGAAATTTTTCTATCAGGCTAAAGATTTCTTTGAGCAACCTTTGTTCTATGTGGGTTAGTTGCTTTGGAATAATATAATTATCCGCTTCTTCATTCATATCTAAAATTGCACTTAACTGACGTACAAACCGTAGTTGCATCAAATAGGTGTAAGCTTGTTTTAAATCATCATATTCCTGCTTTTCAAAAACTTCAAGCTTTTTTAACTCCAACAGGCGGCTTAAAGTATTTGTTGCTTCAATTTTATGATAAAGGCTGTAAAGGCGTGTAAAATCAACAATTGGTGTCATTGCTTTTTTTATATCAAAGGCATCTTTGTGTTTACCGTGCGATTCCAAAACAAAATTTCTAAAAAATCCCAAAGGAGGCCTAAAGTGCTGTGCATTTTTTGTGAGGTGGAAATAGAATAAATCGCTGCGTTTACTAAGCTTTTCAAATAGATAGTCCCGTAATTTTTCCACCAAAAAATCATCCCCGTAACCCGATCTAAAATCAAAAAATATGCTTGAATGCATTAAGGCTAATGGCTCTGGTGTGTTTATCCAATTTGAAAAGTAGCTTTTCCATTTAGCCAATGGCTGGCACCATTTTGGATTTTGTGCCATAACATTTCCCTTGCAAAAAGTATAGCCTGCCTGGTTAAGCTGTGTGCAGATTGTTTTGCCCAAGGCCAGGAAGTATGCGTGAATTTCATTAGCATTATCTTTGGGTGTGTCTTCATACAAAATGGCATTATCCTGATCTGTTTTCAATGTTTGTTCACGTCGACCCTCGCTGCCCATAATCATAAAAACAAATTTAACTGGTGGTTCACCATGTTTTGCAAGGGCAAACCTGATTATCCTTTTTAAAATCTCATCTGATATTCGTGTGATAAAACGGTTTATAAATTCTGACCGTGCTCCATTATGAATCATTCCACGGATCATTGCCGGTAATTGTGGTTGGATGGTGTGTAGTTGTTCCATTGAAGATACGGAAACAATTTGCTGCAAGAGAGATAACGGTGACTGTCCCTGGGCAACAATCATATCATGATCAGTAATAATTCCTTTTATTTTCCCCAAATCATTTTGCACAACAAGGTGTTTGATGTGGTGGTTGCTCATTGTAAAGATGGCGTCAAATACAGATGTGTTATTATTGATATAAATTATTGGTGAAGACATAATTGTGTTTACCGGGTCTTCCGGATCAGCACCTTTTACAACAACTTTTTCGCGGAAATCCTTATCCGTAATAATTCCTGTATATTCATGTTGTTTGTTTTTAATAAGCAGTGCGCTCTTTTTTTGAGCAGACATAATTGATGCAGCCTGGCGGATTGTTTTCTGCTCAGCGCATTCTGCCCATTCTTTGATTAACAGTGAAGAGACATGTTTGTTAAAAATATTCAGATTTAGATCATTATTCTCCTGAAGAGTTTTTGACATTATTGCAGAATATGATCTGTCCAGCATCCTTTTGCCGAAGGTGTCTGTAAAGAATGACGAGAATTCTTCATTAGATTGGCAGAGTTCCAGGAATATGCTTTTATTTAATTTTAGAAAAGTACTGTTTTCATGTGTACGTACGGTGCGAACAGAAAGTCCATCATTTAGTAAAATGGAAATACCGCCATATATTTCACCCTCGCTTAAGAAACCTTGCAGGGTTTTACTTCGGCCTTCCTGGTAGTAAATTTCCAGGGCGCCCGATTGAATAATATATAATGAATCAACTTTGGATTTGCCTTGCACAAAAAGAACTTCATCTTCCGTGCAATTGTCTTTTATTATTTTTTCAGACAGTTTGGCGATTGTTGTTTCTGGTAGGAAATTGAAAGGTGACAGGTTTGATAAATATTTGAATAAGGATCTTTTCACTATATTTATGGCTGAAAATGAATACTGTATGAATGAGATTACATATCCACTAATTCAAAAGCAATCATTTCTTTTATTAATAAGCCCGCAGGTACTTACCTGTCTCCCGGCTTATGAACCGGGGGTTGCAGCATTTCCATTCTGAAAATTGAGAAATCTCTTTTTTAGTAAAACCCAATAGAGCAGAATAAAGTAGAGTCCAATTCCAATAGAAATGAGATAATGGCCACCTAATAATGGTTCTATATAAAACCTAAAACCCAGTGTTATTAATACATAAATGGCTGTAAATATGGCCGATTGTTTTTTG contains:
- a CDS encoding CBS domain-containing protein, producing MKRSLFKYLSNLSPFNFLPETTIAKLSEKIIKDNCTEDEVLFVQGKSKVDSLYIIQSGALEIYYQEGRSKTLQGFLSEGEIYGGISILLNDGLSVRTVRTHENSTFLKLNKSIFLELCQSNEEFSSFFTDTFGKRMLDRSYSAIMSKTLQENNDLNLNIFNKHVSSLLIKEWAECAEQKTIRQAASIMSAQKKSALLIKNKQHEYTGIITDKDFREKVVVKGADPEDPVNTIMSSPIIYINNNTSVFDAIFTMSNHHIKHLVVQNDLGKIKGIITDHDMIVAQGQSPLSLLQQIVSVSSMEQLHTIQPQLPAMIRGMIHNGARSEFINRFITRISDEILKRIIRFALAKHGEPPVKFVFMIMGSEGRREQTLKTDQDNAILYEDTPKDNANEIHAYFLALGKTICTQLNQAGYTFCKGNVMAQNPKWCQPLAKWKSYFSNWINTPEPLALMHSSIFFDFRSGYGDDFLVEKLRDYLFEKLSKRSDLFYFHLTKNAQHFRPPLGFFRNFVLESHGKHKDAFDIKKAMTPIVDFTRLYSLYHKIEATNTLSRLLELKKLEVFEKQEYDDLKQAYTYLMQLRFVRQLSAILDMNEEADNYIIPKQLTHIEQRLLKEIFSLIEKFQQKMSLKFTANT